The proteins below come from a single Microbulbifer sp. Q7 genomic window:
- a CDS encoding heme lyase CcmF/NrfE family subunit, with protein MSPELGHFALIVGLLLSVALSVVPLLGTYAGRVLWMDTARPLSMGVLAFTALSYVCLTVAFVNSDFSVAYVAQNSNSILPMVYKVTAVWGGHEGSILLWLLMLAGWTAAVAVFSRQLPDVLVARVLSVMGMLLIGFFLFILLTSNPFDRILPFPPTDGSDLNPLLQDPGMIIHPPLLYMGYVGFAVAFAFAVAALLEGRLDSAWARWARPWTAVAWSFLTLGIALGSWWAYYELGWGGWWFWDPVENASFMPWLVGTALLHSLAVTEKRGIFRSWTILLSIFAFSLSLLGTFLVRSGVLTSVHAFATDPLRGGFILAFLAVVVGLSLLLFAVRAPAVSAGSVFSAKSRETFLLSNNVVLMLIMAVVITGTLYPLLADALNWGKISVGPPFFNLFFVPLMVVLCVLLGLGIHANWKDTKARRLVKAWGLPALVAVIAAPIVTVMAGDFHWGAMLGVLAGLWVVTSSVADILAKSRNAETRWAGLKRQRASYYGMHLGHIGLAVSVLGVALTTVYSVEKDLRMSPGQSEEMSGYEFTFEGVRQVRGPNYQASEGVLVVRNNGQVVAELLPQKRSYFSGGNIMTEAAIDSGLFRDLYVALGDPMDKNNLSGDWAVRVHYKAFVVWIWLGSALMALGGAIAVADKRYRKASATRARSVSAARSEASLAGT; from the coding sequence ATGAGTCCTGAACTGGGCCATTTTGCCCTGATCGTCGGCCTGCTGTTGTCCGTGGCCCTGTCGGTTGTGCCACTGCTCGGTACTTACGCCGGTCGTGTACTCTGGATGGATACCGCGCGGCCCCTGTCGATGGGGGTGCTGGCGTTTACTGCACTGTCTTATGTTTGTTTAACCGTGGCCTTTGTGAACAGTGATTTCTCCGTGGCGTATGTTGCGCAGAACTCCAATAGCATCCTGCCAATGGTGTACAAAGTCACCGCGGTGTGGGGTGGTCACGAGGGTTCCATTCTGCTTTGGCTGCTGATGCTGGCTGGCTGGACCGCGGCGGTGGCCGTATTTAGCCGTCAGCTGCCGGATGTGCTGGTGGCGCGCGTGCTGTCCGTGATGGGCATGCTGCTGATCGGTTTTTTCCTGTTTATCCTGCTTACCTCGAATCCATTCGACCGCATTCTGCCGTTTCCGCCCACCGATGGCTCGGACCTGAACCCGTTGTTGCAAGACCCCGGCATGATCATCCATCCGCCGTTGCTCTATATGGGTTATGTGGGATTTGCAGTGGCATTCGCCTTTGCGGTGGCTGCCTTGCTGGAGGGGCGCCTGGATAGCGCCTGGGCGCGCTGGGCTCGCCCCTGGACCGCCGTGGCCTGGTCGTTCCTGACTCTGGGCATTGCACTGGGCAGCTGGTGGGCCTACTACGAGCTGGGCTGGGGCGGCTGGTGGTTCTGGGACCCGGTGGAAAACGCCTCTTTCATGCCATGGCTTGTGGGCACAGCGTTGCTGCACTCCCTTGCGGTGACCGAAAAGCGCGGAATTTTCCGCAGTTGGACCATTTTACTGTCGATATTCGCCTTCAGCCTGAGTCTTCTGGGGACCTTCTTGGTGCGCTCCGGGGTACTGACGTCCGTGCACGCCTTCGCCACAGACCCGCTGCGCGGTGGCTTCATTCTCGCTTTCCTGGCGGTGGTGGTGGGCCTGTCCCTGTTGCTGTTTGCGGTGCGTGCACCGGCGGTGAGCGCGGGCAGCGTGTTTTCTGCGAAATCCCGCGAGACCTTCCTGCTGAGCAACAATGTCGTACTGATGCTGATCATGGCGGTGGTAATCACCGGCACCCTGTACCCGTTGCTGGCGGATGCGCTCAACTGGGGCAAAATCAGTGTGGGTCCGCCGTTCTTCAATCTGTTCTTTGTGCCCCTGATGGTGGTGTTGTGCGTGCTTCTTGGGCTTGGCATTCACGCTAACTGGAAAGACACCAAAGCGCGCAGGCTGGTCAAGGCCTGGGGGCTGCCGGCTCTGGTTGCCGTGATTGCCGCACCGATAGTCACCGTGATGGCGGGCGATTTCCACTGGGGTGCGATGCTGGGTGTACTTGCGGGCCTGTGGGTTGTCACCTCGAGCGTTGCCGACATACTGGCGAAATCCCGCAATGCGGAGACGCGTTGGGCGGGCCTCAAGCGGCAGCGCGCGAGCTACTACGGTATGCATCTGGGACATATAGGTCTTGCGGTATCGGTGCTCGGTGTTGCCCTGACCACGGTTTACAGCGTGGAAAAAGATCTGCGCATGTCTCCGGGGCAGAGTGAGGAAATGTCCGGCTACGAGTTTACTTTTGAAGGTGTGCGCCAGGTTCGCGGCCCCAACTACCAAGCGTCCGAAGGGGTTCTGGTGGTGCGCAACAATGGCCAAGTGGTGGCTGAATTGCTGCCCCAGAAACGGAGCTATTTTTCCGGCGGCAACATCATGACCGAGGCCGCAATTGATAGCGGGCTGTTCCGTGATCTCTATGTTGCGCTGGGGGATCCGATGGATAAAAACAACCTCAGTGGTGACTGGGCTGTGCGCGTTCACTACAAGGCGTTTGTTGTCTGGATCTGGTTGGGTTCGGCCCTCATGGCATTGGGTGGTGCGATTGCCGTTGCCGACAAGCGCTATCGCAAGGCGAGTGCGACGCGTGCGCGCTCGGTGTCTGCTGCCCGGAGTGAGGCTTCGCTGGCCGGGACCTGA
- a CDS encoding DsbE family thiol:disulfide interchange protein, protein MARLKLFLPLIIFAALALLFWRGLSLNPQDMPSALVNKPVPQFALLDVESNRERKNSDLPKKPLLLNVWATWCIACRVEHPYLNDLAAKGVPIVGVNLKDDNEAAQKWLEKFHNPYLFSVSDVEGRLAMDLGVFGAPETFLVDAGGTIRCKHVGVVDDKVWQTKLQPLYERLQTQQWNEFSGELSDSLLARCR, encoded by the coding sequence ATGGCCAGGTTGAAACTGTTTCTTCCGCTTATTATTTTTGCCGCGCTAGCGCTGCTATTCTGGCGGGGTTTGTCGTTGAACCCGCAGGACATGCCATCGGCACTGGTGAATAAGCCGGTTCCACAGTTTGCGTTATTGGATGTGGAGTCCAACCGCGAGCGGAAAAATTCCGATCTGCCCAAAAAGCCGCTGCTGCTGAATGTGTGGGCCACCTGGTGTATTGCCTGTCGGGTGGAGCACCCGTACCTCAATGATCTTGCTGCGAAGGGGGTGCCGATCGTTGGTGTCAACCTGAAAGATGACAATGAGGCCGCGCAAAAGTGGCTGGAAAAATTCCATAACCCCTACCTGTTTTCCGTTTCTGATGTGGAAGGGCGCCTGGCGATGGATCTGGGGGTGTTTGGCGCACCGGAGACCTTCCTGGTGGATGCGGGCGGAACCATCCGCTGCAAGCATGTGGGTGTGGTGGACGACAAAGTGTGGCAGACCAAGCTGCAACCCCTCTACGAGCGCCTCCAGACCCAGCAATGGAATGAGTTTTCCGGTGAGCTATCAGATTCCCTGCTCGCCCGTTGTCGCTGA
- a CDS encoding YigZ family protein, which translates to MSFPVSYQIPCSPVVAETEEKKSRFICWLGPVTEKTVFLRELAAIRARYPDASHHCTALVIGNPSNPQIMQSDDDGEPGGSAGRPMLELLLKQGVGNVGAIVTRYFGGTKLGVGGLMRAYRGAVGATLQTVELTTFIPLLTIQVTCDFAEESRVRFLVAQAKGVCGEPRYSTQVAMPIELPMDQWPRLQAQLQAENIVCEALTPT; encoded by the coding sequence ATGAGTTTTCCGGTGAGCTATCAGATTCCCTGCTCGCCCGTTGTCGCTGAGACGGAAGAGAAAAAGAGCCGCTTTATCTGCTGGCTCGGGCCGGTAACCGAAAAAACTGTATTCCTGCGGGAGCTGGCCGCTATCCGTGCCCGTTATCCCGACGCTTCACACCATTGCACGGCTCTGGTGATCGGCAATCCATCCAACCCCCAGATAATGCAGTCCGACGACGACGGCGAGCCGGGAGGCAGTGCCGGCCGGCCGATGCTGGAACTATTGCTGAAGCAGGGCGTAGGCAACGTTGGCGCCATCGTTACGCGATATTTTGGTGGTACCAAGCTGGGGGTTGGCGGTCTGATGCGCGCCTATCGTGGTGCGGTTGGTGCCACGCTGCAGACTGTTGAGCTGACGACCTTTATTCCACTGTTAACGATTCAGGTGACTTGCGATTTTGCGGAGGAATCGCGGGTGCGCTTTCTGGTCGCCCAGGCCAAAGGGGTGTGCGGTGAGCCTCGATACTCCACGCAGGTGGCTATGCCGATAGAGCTGCCGATGGATCAGTGGCCTCGTTTGCAGGCGCAGCTGCAGGCAGAAAATATTGTGTGTGAGGCGCTCACGCCGACCTAG
- a CDS encoding cytochrome c-type biogenesis protein has translation MLKNIDTTHPVTVLALLVILAMPFSAVRASVEVEPLSTPELQARYLVLIEEMRCPKCQNQNLAGSDSMVATDLRREIRRLLEEGFSDQEISEYMVARYGDFVLYRPPLQRNTVALWVAPGVFAALGLLTLIVVVARSRSGRGRSQADESEELSAEEQARLAQLLNNGEQGGSKNND, from the coding sequence GTGCTAAAGAACATCGACACAACACACCCCGTTACCGTACTGGCCTTGCTGGTCATTTTGGCCATGCCATTTTCCGCGGTGCGCGCATCGGTGGAGGTTGAGCCATTGTCCACTCCCGAGCTGCAGGCGCGCTACCTGGTGCTGATCGAGGAAATGCGCTGCCCAAAATGTCAGAACCAGAATCTCGCGGGTTCCGATTCCATGGTGGCCACGGATTTGCGCCGGGAGATTCGTCGGCTGCTGGAAGAAGGGTTCAGCGATCAGGAGATCAGCGAATACATGGTGGCGCGCTATGGCGATTTCGTGTTGTATCGCCCGCCGCTGCAGCGCAATACCGTGGCACTGTGGGTTGCCCCTGGTGTGTTTGCTGCACTGGGCCTGTTGACGCTGATCGTGGTGGTGGCGCGCTCGCGCAGCGGCCGCGGACGCTCGCAGGCAGACGAGTCTGAAGAATTGAGTGCGGAAGAGCAGGCGCGTCTGGCGCAATTGCTGAATAACGGCGAACAGGGCGGAAGTAAAAACAATGATTGA
- the ccmI gene encoding c-type cytochrome biogenesis protein CcmI encodes MIDLWLVLALLVLPLAVCIAWPLLRSQTRGARPPVESANHSTQAMLYREHLAELEAALESGSVDEAQYASLKNELARKLLAEEGAAYRVSAARSGGRGLLFALAFALPFAAVGLYFSWGAHDDVALYRDIAASHSGQSDMVVEARITQQLRERASTHPQDLSSRYALAQRLLVSNDIEGAVAQYRYIVAHEPEAVNVRAELAQALFFAGGSKMTPDVLSEVNQVLEVQPNNTTALGLAGIAAFDRKDYGGARAFWQRALDQLTPGSNAAQALAAGVARAEKALRGAGEQLAAGEVPSDVPSQGDGDDVADEASRIAVQVTLSGSVQPAPDTPVFVYARTADSPMPLAIVRLTAGELPAEVVLDESRAMMPGRSLSTVNEVQLVARLAIGGNARPAPGDWQGEVKTLSRAQWGKPVHIAIDQKI; translated from the coding sequence ATGATTGATCTGTGGTTGGTGCTGGCGCTGCTTGTGTTGCCGTTGGCTGTATGTATCGCCTGGCCCCTGTTGCGCTCGCAAACGCGGGGCGCACGGCCACCGGTGGAAAGCGCAAATCACAGTACGCAGGCCATGCTCTATCGGGAACATCTGGCTGAGCTGGAGGCTGCCCTCGAAAGTGGTTCGGTAGATGAGGCGCAGTATGCGTCGCTCAAGAATGAGTTGGCGCGCAAGCTGCTGGCCGAAGAGGGCGCTGCTTATCGGGTGTCAGCAGCCCGCAGCGGTGGCCGAGGACTGCTTTTCGCGCTGGCGTTTGCGCTGCCGTTTGCGGCTGTTGGCCTGTACTTCTCCTGGGGGGCGCATGACGACGTGGCGCTTTACCGGGATATCGCCGCCAGTCATTCGGGGCAATCCGATATGGTGGTGGAAGCCCGTATTACCCAGCAGCTGCGCGAGCGTGCGAGCACCCATCCTCAAGACCTCTCCAGTCGCTATGCCCTTGCGCAACGCCTGCTGGTGAGCAACGACATTGAAGGCGCGGTGGCGCAGTACCGTTATATCGTGGCCCATGAGCCCGAGGCGGTGAACGTTCGTGCGGAGTTGGCGCAGGCGCTGTTTTTTGCCGGCGGCTCAAAAATGACTCCGGACGTGTTAAGTGAAGTGAACCAGGTGCTTGAGGTGCAGCCGAATAACACTACGGCGCTGGGTCTGGCCGGTATTGCGGCGTTCGATCGCAAGGATTACGGTGGTGCCAGGGCGTTCTGGCAGCGCGCTCTGGACCAGTTGACGCCGGGCTCCAATGCGGCGCAGGCCCTGGCAGCAGGGGTCGCGCGTGCGGAAAAGGCATTGCGGGGCGCGGGCGAGCAACTGGCGGCTGGAGAGGTGCCCTCTGATGTGCCGTCGCAGGGCGATGGCGACGATGTTGCCGATGAGGCCAGCCGTATCGCAGTGCAGGTCACGTTGTCAGGATCCGTTCAGCCCGCCCCGGATACGCCGGTATTTGTCTACGCACGTACCGCAGATAGCCCGATGCCGCTGGCCATAGTGCGCCTGACAGCGGGAGAGCTGCCGGCAGAGGTGGTGCTGGATGAGTCTCGCGCAATGATGCCCGGCCGCAGCCTCAGTACCGTCAATGAGGTGCAGCTGGTGGCTCGGCTTGCCATAGGCGGCAATGCGCGCCCCGCGCCGGGAGACTGGCAGGGCGAAGTCAAAACCTTGTCCCGCGCCCAGTGGGGTAAGCCTGTCCACATCGCCATCGACCAGAAAATCTAG
- the smc gene encoding chromosome segregation protein SMC, producing MRLKCIKLAGFKSFVDPTTVYFPSNLSAVVGPNGCGKSNTIDAVRWVMGESSAKNLRGDSMTDVIFNGSSGRKPVGQASIELVFDNSAGKLTGEYAAFSEISVKRKVTRDGQNNYYLNGEKCRRRDVTDLFLGTGLGPRSYAIIEQGMISKLIEAKPEELRVFIEEAAGISKYKERRRDTENRMRRTKENLERLTDIRDELDRQLSRLERQSAAAEKYSRFKEEERTHKAHLQALKYKDLDDQAKAKQQQIGELELTVEELVTRQVSCDTGIEEQRVAYHDLSDAFNEVQGRFYSVGADIARLEQSISHARERNNQLQTDFSRTEQEYSESQSLLAADQEKAVEFDAELEVIVPDLEMVQAAEEESAQMLLTAEDQMRDWQNEWDQFNQGASGSRQKAEVQQSRIQHLETSTQRLQDRISKLQTELESLSGAGDDGELEQQNEELAELEMQLAELRESIAEQVEQLAALRRQETDIASELDKERLQLQTSRGRQASLEALQQAALGQGKSVANWLEQQALHQRPRLADQISAQSGWETAVETVLGAQLQAVCIDQIESLQESLASLDGGQAVFVDGQHVNASADGSLPKLSAVVEGPSSLTGLIDGIYTAEDLTAALTQRAQLRAGESIVTRDGLWVGPNWLRVSRGTDAESGVLARKQELESLEVSLAECEGRIEELTGQREQLRSRADALESGIEQSRNNAEQLNRRTGDLRSQLSAQRARQEQMDERRRRIEAEISEVKEQKEMESEAISEARIELQEAVEAMSDDTDRRESLLARREELREALDAARQRAREDKDRSHELAMREQSVRTQKVSLERTLQVLREQVERLQERREQLKLQMEEAQDPSQDFQAELEEKLAQRIDVENELGDARKKLEEVESSLRNQEQERHKAESALQGVRAQLEQQRLVAQTLETQRNGLVEQLRETDHDVEALLEELPEELTIEAVQQDIELVAARISRLGPINLAAIDEYKQESERKNYLDRQYEDLTDALETLENAIRRIDKETRTRFKETFDQVNSGLQELFPKVFGGGHAYLELTGDDLLDTGIAIMARPPGKRNSTIHLLSGGEKALTAIALVFSIFRLNPAPFCMLDEVDAPLDDANVGRYARMVKEMSAHVQFIYITHNKIAMEMADQLLGVTMHEPGVSRLVSVDVEEAAELASA from the coding sequence ATGCGTTTGAAGTGCATCAAGCTGGCCGGATTCAAGTCCTTTGTCGATCCGACCACCGTTTACTTCCCCTCCAACCTCAGCGCCGTGGTCGGCCCCAACGGCTGTGGTAAGTCCAATACCATCGACGCGGTGCGCTGGGTAATGGGTGAATCCTCCGCGAAAAACCTCCGCGGCGACTCCATGACTGACGTCATCTTTAATGGCTCCAGCGGCCGCAAGCCCGTGGGGCAGGCCTCCATCGAACTGGTGTTCGACAATTCTGCCGGCAAACTGACCGGTGAATACGCGGCATTCAGCGAAATCTCCGTAAAGCGCAAGGTGACCCGTGACGGGCAGAACAACTACTACCTGAACGGTGAGAAGTGTCGCCGCCGGGATGTGACGGACTTGTTCCTGGGGACCGGTCTCGGCCCGCGCAGCTATGCGATTATCGAGCAGGGCATGATCTCCAAGCTCATCGAGGCCAAGCCCGAAGAGCTGCGCGTATTCATTGAAGAGGCCGCAGGCATCTCCAAGTACAAGGAGCGCCGCCGCGATACGGAAAATCGTATGCGCCGCACCAAGGAAAACCTGGAGCGATTGACCGATATTCGCGACGAGCTGGATCGCCAGCTGTCCCGCTTGGAGCGGCAGTCTGCGGCTGCAGAGAAGTACAGCCGCTTCAAGGAAGAAGAGCGTACCCACAAGGCGCACCTGCAGGCGCTCAAATACAAAGACCTGGACGATCAGGCCAAGGCCAAGCAACAGCAAATTGGCGAACTGGAGCTGACCGTCGAAGAGTTGGTGACTCGTCAGGTCAGTTGCGATACCGGTATCGAAGAGCAGCGCGTGGCGTATCACGATCTGTCCGATGCGTTTAACGAGGTACAGGGCCGTTTTTACTCGGTGGGCGCCGATATTGCGCGTCTCGAGCAGAGCATTTCCCACGCACGCGAGCGCAACAATCAGTTACAGACCGACTTCTCACGTACCGAACAGGAATACAGCGAGTCCCAGTCCCTGCTGGCGGCGGACCAGGAAAAGGCCGTCGAGTTTGATGCTGAGCTCGAGGTCATCGTGCCGGATCTGGAAATGGTGCAGGCCGCGGAGGAAGAATCTGCGCAAATGCTGCTGACCGCTGAAGACCAGATGCGCGACTGGCAGAACGAGTGGGACCAGTTCAACCAGGGCGCCTCCGGTTCCCGGCAGAAGGCCGAAGTGCAGCAGTCTCGGATCCAGCACCTGGAAACCTCCACCCAGCGCCTGCAGGATCGCATCAGCAAGCTGCAAACAGAACTAGAGAGTCTGTCCGGCGCCGGTGATGACGGCGAGCTGGAACAGCAGAACGAAGAGTTGGCAGAACTGGAAATGCAGCTGGCGGAGTTGCGTGAATCCATTGCCGAGCAAGTTGAACAGCTGGCGGCCTTGCGCCGTCAGGAAACAGATATCGCCTCCGAGCTGGACAAAGAGCGCCTGCAATTGCAGACCAGCCGTGGGCGGCAGGCCTCTCTGGAAGCCTTGCAGCAGGCGGCTCTGGGGCAGGGCAAGTCGGTGGCAAACTGGCTGGAGCAGCAGGCGCTGCACCAGCGTCCGCGCCTGGCGGATCAGATCAGTGCGCAATCCGGCTGGGAAACCGCGGTTGAAACCGTCCTCGGCGCCCAACTGCAGGCGGTATGTATCGATCAGATCGAGTCGCTGCAGGAATCCCTCGCCAGCCTCGACGGTGGTCAGGCGGTGTTTGTCGATGGCCAGCACGTCAACGCAAGCGCGGATGGCAGCCTGCCGAAACTGTCCGCCGTGGTGGAAGGGCCCAGCTCCCTGACTGGCCTGATCGATGGCATTTATACCGCCGAAGATCTCACCGCCGCTCTGACGCAACGCGCCCAGTTGCGCGCAGGGGAATCCATCGTTACCCGCGATGGCCTCTGGGTTGGCCCCAACTGGCTGCGGGTCAGCCGCGGGACCGATGCCGAGTCTGGTGTGCTTGCGCGCAAACAAGAGTTGGAAAGCCTGGAAGTCTCCCTGGCAGAGTGCGAAGGGCGTATCGAAGAGCTCACCGGGCAGCGGGAGCAGCTGCGCAGCCGCGCCGATGCGTTGGAATCTGGCATCGAGCAATCCCGTAATAATGCGGAACAGTTGAACCGTCGCACCGGTGACTTGCGCAGCCAGTTATCGGCCCAGCGCGCGCGTCAGGAACAGATGGACGAGCGCCGTCGTCGTATCGAAGCGGAAATCAGCGAAGTCAAAGAACAGAAAGAGATGGAGTCTGAAGCCATCTCTGAAGCGCGTATTGAACTGCAGGAAGCCGTCGAGGCGATGAGTGATGATACCGATCGTCGCGAATCCCTTCTGGCGCGCCGTGAAGAACTGCGTGAGGCGTTGGATGCGGCACGCCAGCGGGCCCGTGAAGACAAAGACCGGTCCCACGAGCTGGCCATGCGCGAGCAATCGGTGCGCACCCAGAAAGTGTCCTTGGAGCGTACCCTGCAGGTGCTGCGCGAGCAGGTTGAGCGCTTGCAGGAGCGCCGCGAGCAACTGAAACTGCAGATGGAAGAGGCCCAGGACCCGTCGCAGGACTTCCAGGCAGAACTCGAAGAAAAGCTCGCTCAGCGTATCGATGTCGAAAATGAGCTGGGCGACGCGCGCAAAAAACTTGAAGAAGTGGAATCCAGCCTGCGCAATCAGGAGCAGGAACGCCACAAGGCGGAGTCCGCGTTGCAGGGCGTGCGCGCCCAGCTGGAGCAACAGCGCCTGGTGGCACAAACTCTGGAGACCCAGCGCAATGGGCTGGTAGAGCAGCTGCGCGAGACTGATCACGATGTCGAGGCGCTGCTGGAGGAACTCCCGGAAGAATTGACCATCGAAGCAGTGCAGCAGGATATTGAGCTGGTGGCTGCACGGATTTCCCGTCTGGGGCCAATTAACCTGGCGGCGATTGACGAGTACAAGCAGGAATCGGAGCGCAAGAACTATCTTGATCGCCAGTACGAGGATCTGACCGACGCCCTGGAGACCCTGGAAAACGCCATTCGTCGTATCGACAAGGAAACCCGCACCCGTTTCAAGGAGACCTTTGACCAGGTCAATAGCGGGCTGCAGGAACTGTTTCCGAAAGTGTTTGGCGGTGGCCATGCGTACCTGGAGTTGACCGGCGACGATTTGCTGGATACCGGTATTGCGATCATGGCGCGGCCGCCCGGCAAGCGAAACAGCACCATTCATCTGCTTTCGGGTGGTGAAAAGGCACTGACGGCGATCGCTCTGGTGTTCTCGATCTTCCGTCTCAACCCCGCACCTTTCTGTATGCTGGACGAGGTGGATGCACCCTTGGATGACGCCAACGTCGGACGCTATGCGCGCATGGTGAAAGAAATGTCCGCGCATGTGCAGTTCATCTACATTACCCACAACAAGATCGCCATGGAAATGGCCGATCAGTTGCTGGGTGTAACCATGCACGAGCCGGGCGTCTCTCGCCTGGTGTCGGTCGATGTGGAAGAGGCGGCGGAGCTGGCGTCCGCATAA
- the zipA gene encoding cell division protein ZipA — MDNWLINLLALILLAVVVDGARRAYLKHRDTVKVSRNLTRSMRRDLDGRDEDILSAPRASHTPPGTGSPSAEPHTVSKSQTRGATELADSELEYIDPEEAEKRRQISAELPGSVRVVQRRKPEDATQVNRQVQQNFQSSRKPLAGSKPERREEESATVDAGVRAGVPEQASLNLEEQVPMLMDSIVDAPLERGLERGLEGGVEQPREHLSAEAAADEPVVEATDPEMPLSEELVVTDRREPSLDETVSLESLQAMPEKDDYSGSETAPAEQGTTASTGWSAPDLKLPELKFPDLKKAVAPSREARAAKPVDAVAGSTDRATTRGASRKDRDVEEVLILNIMAPAGDCFEGNDLLRVLLSSGLRFGEMNIFHYHCGEAGEGPVLFSLANVVVPGTFDMSEMEEFTTPGISLFLALPAEVEALKALDTLLTTARYIAEQLGGELKDENRSVFTAQTAEHYRQRVMEFQRRKALARAQA; from the coding sequence ATGGATAACTGGCTGATCAATTTGCTGGCGCTGATTCTGCTCGCGGTGGTGGTGGATGGTGCGCGCCGTGCCTACCTCAAGCACCGCGATACGGTAAAAGTTTCCCGCAATCTGACCCGATCCATGCGTCGGGACCTGGACGGCCGCGACGAGGATATTCTCTCCGCCCCGCGCGCCTCGCATACCCCGCCGGGCACCGGCTCTCCGTCGGCTGAGCCACATACCGTCAGCAAGTCCCAGACTCGGGGCGCTACGGAACTCGCCGATTCCGAGCTCGAGTACATCGATCCGGAAGAGGCCGAAAAGCGACGCCAGATTTCTGCAGAATTGCCCGGCAGTGTGCGTGTGGTACAGCGCCGCAAGCCCGAGGACGCCACGCAGGTGAACCGTCAGGTTCAGCAGAACTTTCAGTCCTCCCGCAAGCCGTTGGCTGGCAGTAAGCCCGAGCGCCGGGAGGAAGAGTCTGCAACGGTGGATGCCGGAGTGCGTGCGGGCGTGCCCGAACAGGCTTCTCTCAACTTGGAGGAGCAGGTGCCGATGCTGATGGATTCCATTGTCGACGCGCCGTTGGAGCGCGGTCTGGAGCGCGGTCTGGAGGGGGGTGTGGAGCAGCCTCGCGAGCACCTCAGTGCTGAAGCAGCTGCTGACGAACCTGTGGTGGAGGCGACAGACCCGGAGATGCCGTTGTCCGAGGAGCTTGTTGTCACGGACCGTCGGGAGCCCTCCCTGGACGAAACCGTGAGCCTAGAGTCTCTGCAAGCCATGCCGGAAAAGGACGACTATTCCGGCAGTGAAACAGCGCCTGCCGAGCAAGGCACCACCGCCTCTACCGGCTGGTCGGCACCAGATCTCAAGCTCCCCGAGCTGAAATTCCCCGATCTTAAAAAAGCGGTTGCCCCGTCTCGCGAAGCGCGCGCGGCAAAGCCAGTGGACGCTGTCGCAGGCAGCACTGACAGAGCGACTACCCGAGGCGCAAGCCGCAAGGACCGCGATGTGGAAGAAGTCCTGATTTTGAACATCATGGCTCCCGCAGGTGACTGCTTTGAGGGAAATGATTTGTTGCGGGTGCTGCTGTCCAGTGGTTTGCGATTTGGTGAAATGAACATTTTCCATTACCACTGTGGCGAGGCGGGCGAGGGCCCTGTGCTATTTAGCCTGGCCAATGTCGTCGTGCCGGGTACTTTCGACATGTCCGAGATGGAGGAGTTCACCACCCCGGGAATCAGCCTGTTCCTGGCGCTACCCGCGGAAGTGGAGGCTCTGAAAGCTCTCGACACGCTGCTCACGACCGCGCGTTACATCGCGGAGCAGCTGGGCGGTGAACTGAAAGACGAAAATCGCAGCGTGTTTACCGCCCAGACCGCGGAACACTATCGCCAGCGCGTGATGGAATTTCAGCGGCGCAAGGCGCTGGCCCGCGCACAGGCCTGA